Proteins encoded within one genomic window of Sulfolobales archaeon:
- a CDS encoding fumarate hydratase has product MSSIESIIRDTAIKLLEKAATDLPEDVEKAIRNAYEREVNPMAKSMLKSIIDNIHVARKWKYAVCQDTGIVIFYVKADPTYPLLGRIPSLLREATIKATDMIPLRPNAVDPFTGRNSGDNTGRYIPWIEWDLVEGLGYLEITAVLKGGGSEAPSIARTLTPAEGVKGLVKTVLETIYENGAKPCPPVVVGVGIGPTADIAMNLAKKAIFLRPLGVRSDDPNAAKLEELLLEAINKMGLGTHGVGGVVTALDVHVEYAYRHVATYSVGVMVSCWALRRASARIYPNGKVEYLTHREVS; this is encoded by the coding sequence TTGAGTTCTATAGAATCTATTATCAGGGATACTGCTATTAAGCTTCTAGAGAAGGCAGCAACAGATCTTCCTGAAGATGTTGAGAAAGCCATTAGAAATGCCTATGAGAGAGAGGTTAATCCTATGGCTAAATCTATGTTGAAATCTATTATAGATAATATCCATGTAGCTCGCAAATGGAAATATGCTGTATGTCAGGATACTGGGATAGTTATATTCTATGTGAAAGCAGACCCAACCTATCCTCTCTTAGGGAGGATCCCAAGCCTTCTCAGAGAAGCAACCATAAAAGCTACTGACATGATACCTCTAAGACCTAATGCTGTAGATCCTTTTACAGGCAGGAATAGTGGAGACAACACGGGAAGATACATACCATGGATTGAATGGGATCTTGTTGAAGGACTTGGATATCTAGAGATAACAGCAGTACTTAAAGGAGGAGGATCTGAGGCTCCTTCTATAGCCAGAACCTTGACACCAGCCGAAGGTGTTAAAGGCTTGGTTAAGACTGTTCTCGAAACTATCTATGAGAATGGTGCCAAACCATGTCCGCCGGTAGTTGTAGGTGTAGGGATCGGTCCTACAGCAGATATAGCAATGAACCTAGCTAAGAAAGCTATTTTCTTAAGACCTCTAGGAGTTAGAAGTGATGATCCTAATGCTGCAAAACTCGAAGAACTACTCCTAGAAGCCATAAATAAGATGGGTCTGGGAACACATGGGGTGGGCGGTGTTGTCACAGCTTTAGATGTTCACGTTGAATACGCTTATAGACATGTTGCTACATATAGTGTAGGAGTTATGGTAAGCTGCTGGGCTCTTAGAAGAGCTTCAGCAAGAATCTATCCTAATGGAAAGGTTGAATACCTGACACATAGGGAGGTGTCATGA
- a CDS encoding FumA C-terminus/TtdB family hydratase beta subunit → MAEYRLRTPLEEEIIRALDIGDIIWLSGVIVTARDAAHKRALEFFSRGEKLPVDLKGLAVYHMGPVARRTERGWEIISAGPTTSTRMEAYEAEFIERTGIRMIIGKGGMGAKTAEACKKYGAVYVIYPGGVAALAAKAIKRVIDVHWLDLGIPDAMWVLEVEDFGPLTVIIDSKGNNFYDRIYASVRERLDREIYPEIFSKLK, encoded by the coding sequence ATGGCAGAGTATAGACTTAGAACACCTCTTGAGGAAGAGATTATAAGAGCTCTAGATATAGGAGATATCATATGGCTCTCTGGAGTTATAGTTACTGCAAGAGATGCAGCTCATAAGAGAGCTTTAGAATTCTTCTCTAGAGGTGAAAAACTTCCAGTAGATCTGAAAGGTCTTGCAGTATACCATATGGGGCCTGTTGCTAGGAGAACCGAGAGAGGATGGGAGATCATATCTGCTGGGCCTACCACAAGCACTAGAATGGAAGCATATGAAGCAGAGTTTATAGAGAGAACAGGAATCAGAATGATCATTGGTAAGGGAGGTATGGGTGCTAAGACTGCTGAAGCTTGTAAAAAGTATGGAGCTGTATACGTCATATATCCTGGAGGAGTTGCCGCTCTAGCTGCAAAGGCTATAAAGAGAGTTATTGATGTACACTGGCTAGACCTAGGAATTCCAGATGCTATGTGGGTTCTCGAAGTAGAAGACTTCGGCCCCCTCACTGTGATAATAGATTCTAAAGGAAATAACTTCTACGATAGAATCTATGCAAGTGTAAGAGAGAGACTTGATAGGGAGATATATCCAGAGATCTTCTCTAAACTAAAATGA
- a CDS encoding amidase, which yields MGGADLVRHALSLKRLNEEINAIVTWNERVLEEVELLESREIPSYPIAVKDIIDVRGLRVTMGSKVFIDRISSRDAEVVRRIRESGGVVIGMANTHEFASGVTTTSSVFGPTRNPRDKMRIAGGSSGGSAAAVAAGIVPVALGTDTAGSVRIPASLTGVYGIKPTYGAISLDGVFPLAPSLDTVGILAKDLFWLERVFRVVVEYESLTKMRRYQREVHEAKRIKFGVPKWFRASDEVYDKFMSRISSLNYVEIEMPDTEKRILRYFPAVRLSEGSYIHLKYRDKWDLYFPDVRRLVMKGLSISAHEYIEAVNARSEMYREFRSVMKKHGIDALILPTTPVPAPLIEDVIGVEDSSIRDILASINVTYPSFLGLPAISIPSIEISHLPVGIEIFSDRFRDLFLISLARALKEEKIL from the coding sequence TTGGGAGGAGCAGATCTTGTGAGGCATGCTCTTTCGCTGAAGAGATTAAATGAAGAGATAAACGCTATAGTCACATGGAATGAAAGAGTGTTAGAGGAAGTAGAGCTTCTGGAGTCTAGAGAGATTCCTTCATATCCTATAGCAGTCAAAGATATCATAGATGTAAGAGGTCTAAGAGTGACTATGGGATCAAAGGTTTTTATAGATAGGATATCTAGTAGAGATGCAGAGGTTGTAAGAAGAATAAGAGAGTCTGGAGGAGTAGTAATAGGCATGGCAAACACCCATGAATTCGCATCCGGAGTCACAACGACCTCATCTGTTTTCGGACCCACTAGAAATCCTCGAGATAAGATGAGGATAGCAGGTGGGAGCTCTGGAGGATCTGCAGCAGCCGTTGCTGCAGGCATAGTTCCCGTCGCTCTGGGAACTGATACAGCAGGATCTGTGAGAATACCAGCATCATTAACAGGTGTTTACGGAATTAAACCAACTTATGGAGCTATAAGTCTTGATGGGGTGTTTCCATTAGCACCTTCTCTTGATACTGTAGGCATACTAGCTAAGGATCTATTCTGGCTGGAGAGAGTTTTTAGAGTAGTAGTAGAATATGAAAGCCTTACCAAGATGAGAAGATACCAGAGAGAAGTTCATGAAGCTAAAAGAATCAAATTCGGAGTTCCTAAGTGGTTTAGAGCTAGTGATGAGGTCTATGATAAATTCATGAGTCGAATTTCGTCTCTTAATTACGTGGAGATCGAAATGCCCGATACAGAGAAGAGAATCCTTAGATACTTTCCAGCAGTGAGACTTTCAGAGGGTTCATATATTCATTTAAAATATAGAGATAAATGGGATCTATATTTTCCAGATGTTAGAAGACTTGTTATGAAAGGGCTTAGTATATCGGCTCATGAATATATTGAGGCTGTGAACGCGAGGAGTGAGATGTACAGAGAATTTAGAAGCGTAATGAAGAAACATGGTATAGATGCACTCATACTACCTACAACGCCTGTGCCAGCTCCTCTTATAGAAGATGTGATAGGAGTAGAGGATAGTAGTATAAGAGATATCCTAGCATCGATAAATGTCACGTATCCTTCATTCCTAGGTCTTCCAGCTATTTCAATACCATCTATAGAGATCTCTCATCTTCCTGTGGGGATAGAGATTTTCAGCGATCGATTTAGAGATCTGTTTCTCATAAGCTTGGCCAGAGCTCTGAAGGAAGAGAAGATCCTATAA
- a CDS encoding DUF373 family protein has protein sequence MKKVVGNRILIVIIDYDNDIGKVGVKTPVVGFERVIRIAEEFGLRKPQDSDLNALFAGLKIYRDLIDKGYEPEIVVVSGSEKGGLEAFQNVKLQMRKVLEEGVYDSAIIVSDGGEDEKVYPLIQSMIPVEYIERVVVEQVRSVEATYILLWRYFRKVLEEPRLAKILIGYPGVILLAFSILALYNLLIQGVLVSLLILALMMIYRGFNIEELVLSSWKKNPARVISSISSAVVILIAVGLTYIIASSKIYEGASIYSLIGVILNTLVWIYALGISLPLIGEGLNRVFKRSFSAWKYFMALTAVAYISLLLRDLGIILSGTPPTEPTDILVRRIIESGFLGEALIALVVLVIASSILQMINRLYFRKKREKL, from the coding sequence ATGAAGAAAGTGGTGGGAAACAGGATTCTGATAGTAATCATAGACTATGACAATGATATAGGCAAGGTAGGAGTAAAAACCCCGGTTGTGGGATTCGAAAGAGTTATAAGGATAGCTGAAGAGTTTGGACTTAGAAAGCCTCAAGATTCTGATCTTAATGCTTTATTTGCTGGATTGAAGATCTATAGAGATTTAATCGATAAAGGTTATGAACCCGAGATAGTTGTTGTGTCAGGAAGTGAGAAAGGAGGATTAGAAGCTTTTCAGAACGTGAAACTTCAGATGAGAAAGGTTTTAGAAGAGGGTGTGTATGATTCAGCTATAATAGTATCTGATGGGGGCGAGGATGAGAAGGTGTATCCACTTATTCAGTCTATGATACCTGTGGAGTACATAGAGAGAGTTGTTGTAGAACAGGTTAGAAGTGTTGAAGCTACATACATTCTGCTATGGAGATATTTTAGAAAGGTTTTAGAAGAGCCTAGACTAGCTAAAATTCTGATCGGATATCCAGGAGTCATACTTCTAGCTTTCTCAATACTCGCTTTATACAACCTACTCATTCAAGGGGTTCTTGTGTCACTACTAATACTAGCGCTTATGATGATCTATAGAGGTTTTAATATTGAAGAGCTTGTACTGAGTTCTTGGAAGAAAAATCCTGCGAGGGTTATATCTTCGATAAGCAGTGCTGTAGTGATTCTCATAGCTGTAGGACTTACATATATCATAGCATCATCAAAGATCTATGAGGGTGCAAGTATTTATTCTTTAATCGGTGTCATCCTAAATACTTTGGTATGGATCTACGCTCTCGGCATATCCTTACCTCTGATAGGCGAGGGATTAAATAGAGTGTTTAAGAGATCTTTCAGCGCATGGAAGTATTTCATGGCGTTAACTGCAGTAGCATACATATCATTGCTCTTAAGAGATCTCGGAATCATCCTATCAGGAACACCTCCTACAGAACCGACCGATATACTTGTTAGAAGAATTATCGAAAGCGGTTTTCTAGGAGAAGCATTGATAGCATTAGTAGTTCTTGTTATAGCATCATCAATTCTTCAGATGATAAACAGGCTTTACTTTAGAAAGAAGAGAGAAAAATTATAG
- the hutU gene encoding urocanate hydratase, whose protein sequence is MSSYRPIQKLIEKGFYDPSTRTVKAIIGKEMYTESRDWQIEGALRMLFHVLDPDVAKDPKNLIVYGGTGRACRSWEAFEAIVDTLLTMGSDDTLVIQSGKPVAVFRTHRMAPRIVMANALIVPKWADWDYFRELESRGLTMFAQMTAGCWAYIGTQGILQGTYETFAFAAEKHFGGSLEGRLVLTAGLGEMGGAQPLAVKMNGGVAIVVEVDKRMIERRIRFGYLDTWTDSLDKALDLARRYMERGEGYSIGLLGNASDIYWKLYKEGFKPDVVTDQTPAHDPLSYIPSGFDVEEAARLRERDPEKYKRLSLESMRRQVEAMVGFQKRGSIVFEYGNNIRKMAYEAGFKEAFSFPGFVQAYIRPMFEEGRGPFRWASLTGDPKDIEVLDDEVSSMFRENRRLVRWIENARRFVKFQGLPSRVVWLGYGERSRFGLRINELVRRGVIGPIWIGRDHLDAGSVASPYRETEGMKDGSDAIADWPILNALLNAAAGATWVCVHHGGGVGIGYSIHAGFGLVLDGERESDLRAERMLTTDPGLGVVRHADAGYETSIRIIKEKGIRAPMIK, encoded by the coding sequence TTGAGCTCTTATAGACCTATTCAAAAACTCATAGAGAAAGGATTCTATGATCCTTCTACTAGGACTGTGAAAGCTATCATTGGAAAAGAGATGTACACAGAATCTCGAGACTGGCAGATTGAAGGAGCTCTAAGAATGCTTTTCCACGTTCTAGATCCCGACGTAGCTAAGGATCCTAAGAATCTTATAGTCTATGGTGGGACTGGTAGAGCTTGTAGAAGTTGGGAAGCTTTCGAAGCAATAGTAGACACCCTACTTACCATGGGTAGTGATGATACACTTGTTATTCAGAGTGGAAAGCCTGTTGCAGTATTTAGAACACATAGAATGGCGCCTAGAATTGTGATGGCTAATGCTCTGATAGTTCCTAAATGGGCTGATTGGGATTACTTCAGAGAACTTGAATCAAGAGGACTCACAATGTTCGCCCAGATGACCGCAGGATGCTGGGCTTACATAGGTACTCAGGGAATTCTTCAGGGTACTTATGAGACTTTTGCATTTGCAGCAGAGAAACATTTTGGCGGAAGTCTCGAGGGGAGGCTGGTTCTAACAGCAGGTCTCGGTGAGATGGGCGGTGCTCAGCCTCTTGCGGTTAAGATGAACGGCGGTGTGGCCATAGTTGTTGAGGTTGATAAGAGAATGATTGAGAGGAGGATTAGATTTGGATATCTAGATACATGGACTGACAGTCTTGATAAAGCCTTAGATCTCGCGAGAAGATACATGGAGAGAGGAGAAGGCTACTCCATAGGACTTCTAGGTAATGCATCTGATATCTACTGGAAACTCTACAAAGAAGGTTTTAAACCTGATGTGGTGACAGATCAGACTCCTGCACATGATCCTTTGAGCTACATACCTTCAGGCTTTGACGTTGAAGAGGCTGCAAGACTGAGAGAAAGAGATCCGGAAAAGTATAAAAGATTAAGTCTTGAAAGCATGAGAAGACAGGTTGAAGCTATGGTAGGCTTCCAGAAGAGAGGTTCTATAGTGTTCGAGTATGGTAATAATATAAGAAAGATGGCTTACGAAGCAGGCTTCAAAGAGGCGTTTTCTTTCCCAGGATTCGTTCAAGCTTATATAAGACCTATGTTTGAGGAGGGTAGAGGTCCGTTTAGATGGGCTTCTCTAACAGGAGATCCCAAGGATATAGAGGTTCTAGATGATGAGGTTTCATCAATGTTCAGAGAAAATAGAAGACTTGTAAGATGGATCGAGAATGCCAGAAGATTTGTAAAATTCCAAGGACTTCCTTCAAGAGTTGTGTGGCTAGGCTACGGTGAGAGATCTAGATTCGGTCTCAGAATCAATGAACTCGTAAGAAGAGGTGTTATAGGACCTATATGGATTGGCAGAGACCATCTTGATGCAGGTTCAGTAGCATCACCATATAGAGAAACCGAAGGTATGAAAGACGGTTCCGATGCAATAGCGGACTGGCCCATCTTAAATGCTCTTCTGAACGCAGCAGCAGGCGCTACATGGGTTTGTGTTCATCATGGCGGTGGTGTTGGTATAGGTTATAGTATTCACGCAGGGTTTGGACTTGTTCTTGACGGAGAGAGAGAAAGTGATCTGAGAGCTGAGAGAATGCTTACAACAGATCCAGGGCTTGGTGTAGTGAGGCATGCTGATGCAGGTTATGAAACTTCTATAAGGATTATTAAGGAGAAAGGAATCAGAGCTCCCATGATCAAATAG
- the hutI gene encoding imidazolonepropionase, giving the protein MHEKVDIMIVNASEILTLPNIVRGRAREKDLGLIYDGVIAIKNGMIEFVGESKDLSRYTPKRVIDAEGGIVTPGLIDSHTHLVYYGSREDEFEEMLLGGSYEEILSRGGGIARTMRETSKASIRDLVNHSIRRIKSIIRSGVTTIEIKSGYGLDLESEIRILDSIEILRSIGIVDVIPTLLAHIQPPGMRREEFIRIFVEHLLREAKIRSFPFVDVFCDRGGFNPDESRFILSRARDAGFGIRIHADELSYIGCSDLGVDLNASSIDHLNHTPQIILREIARRDITATLTPTTALYIARKKPDVDTLLRENAIISIATDHSPALMNSDIIQTLSLGALYLGIPPANLIASVTVNAAYSLGLRFKGSIKPGFIADLVIWSIRSYRYIGYSMSRDSVKTVIRRGDIVYSSED; this is encoded by the coding sequence TTGCATGAAAAAGTAGACATAATGATAGTTAACGCTTCAGAAATCCTAACTCTTCCAAACATAGTTAGAGGACGTGCTAGAGAAAAAGATCTAGGATTGATATATGATGGAGTTATTGCCATCAAGAATGGTATGATTGAATTCGTAGGAGAGAGTAAAGATCTTTCGAGGTATACTCCTAAGAGAGTTATAGATGCAGAAGGAGGTATAGTGACTCCTGGACTTATAGATTCTCACACGCATCTCGTGTATTATGGTTCTAGAGAAGATGAATTCGAGGAGATGCTTCTGGGAGGATCTTATGAGGAGATATTGAGTAGAGGTGGTGGGATTGCGAGAACTATGAGAGAAACCTCAAAAGCTTCTATAAGAGATCTTGTTAACCATAGTATTAGAAGAATCAAATCTATTATAAGATCTGGTGTGACAACGATCGAGATAAAAAGTGGATACGGCTTAGATCTCGAGTCAGAGATTAGAATTCTAGACTCTATAGAAATCCTGAGATCTATTGGAATAGTTGATGTGATACCAACACTGCTGGCTCACATACAGCCTCCCGGAATGAGAAGAGAGGAGTTCATAAGGATCTTTGTAGAACATCTTCTTAGAGAAGCTAAAATCAGGAGCTTTCCCTTTGTAGATGTGTTCTGCGATAGAGGAGGTTTTAATCCTGATGAGAGTAGATTCATTCTATCCAGAGCCAGAGATGCAGGATTTGGAATAAGAATTCACGCAGATGAGCTTTCATATATTGGATGTAGCGATCTAGGGGTCGATCTAAATGCTTCCTCTATAGATCATCTTAATCACACTCCACAGATTATTCTGAGAGAAATTGCCAGAAGAGATATTACAGCAACTCTCACACCTACAACAGCCTTGTATATTGCCAGGAAAAAACCTGATGTAGATACTCTGCTCAGAGAGAATGCTATAATCTCTATAGCAACAGATCATTCTCCTGCGCTTATGAACTCAGATATTATCCAAACTCTCAGCTTAGGAGCTTTATACTTGGGGATTCCACCAGCGAATCTCATAGCTAGTGTTACGGTGAATGCAGCATATAGTCTAGGTCTTAGGTTTAAGGGCTCTATAAAACCTGGTTTCATAGCAGACCTAGTCATATGGAGTATTAGAAGCTATAGATATATAGGCTATAGCATGAGCAGAGATAGTGTCAAGACTGTTATTAGAAGAGGAGATATAGTATACTCCTCTGAAGACTAG